The Nitrospiria bacterium DNA window TTAAAAGAGAATCCAGGAAAATACATACCCCTCCATCGCTGTTATTTCGAAGTTTTCCGCTTGTCATTTCCTCACTAACCTCCTCAGAACCGAGGAATTTAATCTGAACACTGTGGATGGATTGGGTATGATGGCGCTTAAATCTCCTTCGCTCTTTGAAATACAGGCTTTTTTCAACAAACTTGAAGGGCACGTTTTTAAAAACCTTTTGGTGTAATTAATTGAGGCTCATCGTGGAAGTGAGTGGGTAAATTTTGTCATTACCCGCCTGTCCGGCGGGCACTTGCAGGCAGGGGAAAGCGGAAATCCAGGCCCTTCCCGTCATTCCCGGTTCCCTTCGTCA harbors:
- a CDS encoding PilZ domain-containing protein; this encodes MPFKFVEKSLYFKERRRFKRHHTQSIHSVQIKFLGSEEVSEEMTSGKLRNNSDGGVCIFLDSLLKPKQVVLMSLPLMNEKTMVPTLGEVKWSKRDPKKKKGYDIGISYLL